Sequence from the Desertibacillus haloalkaliphilus genome:
GACTATAGAATGAAGAATGAGGTTAACGTTCACAAAAAAAGATGGTTAGTCCTTGTTGTTATTTTAGTAATAGCGGCTATAGATATTTATCAACATACCAAAAGTGGTTTTAGCGTAGAAATGTGGTTGCGTTTATCGGGGATATTATTTATTAGCTACAGTGTGTGGAGACTAGGCGGTAAATATGAACAAAAATATGAAAGTTATAATCAATTGTTACATGAAAAAGAACAGATAAAAGATCGGCTAATGGTAGTTAGCAATAAAAAAGAGGAGTACGAAAATCTATTTAATTCCCTTGATGGGGCAATCTATAGTTTTGATCTTTCAAATCAAGATATCTATTATTCTGCAGGTATTAACGAAGTATACGGATATTCACAAGATGCATTTAAAGATCATCATGAATTATGGAAGGAAATGGTTCATGAGGAGGATGTTACGAAAGTTGAAGAGGCCGAAAAACAATTGCTGACAGGAGAAACGGTGAGAGTCGAGTATCGCATTCTTCATCCTGAATTAGGACAAAGGTGGTTAATTAAAATATCTTCACCAACCTTAAACAAGGATGGGATTCTGACAAAAATTAATGGTCAATTCATGGATATTACAGATCGAAAAGAATTAGAAAATAAACTAAAACAAATGGCATATTATGATGAGCTAACCGATTTGCCAAATCGAAAATATTTATATAGTTACATTAGGAAGGCGTTAGCTCGTGCGAAGCGTAGTAAACATAATTTTTCACTTATGTTTATTGACCTTGATGATTTTAAAATTGTCAATGATACGATGGGACACGAAGTTGGGGATAAATTGCTTAAGGCAGTAGTAAATCGTATAAATGATTGTATTAGAGAAGAAGATCTTATTGCTCGAATTGGTGGAGATGAATTTATCGTTGTTTTTGAAGAAACAACGAAGGATCAAATAGAAGTCATTTCAAGCCGTTTATTCAATAGCGTAGCACTTCCCTATACAATCGATGAAAACGAAGTGAATATTTCTGTAAGTATTGGGATCAGCATGTATCCAGATGATGGAGAAGATAAAGAAACATTGATTGATCACGCTGACAAAGCAATGTATTTCGCAAAAAGTACAGGAAAAAATAATTATAAAATCTATACACATGATTTACATGAAGTAAAGTCAAATAACATTGGACTATTAGAAAAATTAATGAACACGATACAAAACTCTAAAATATTTAAATGACCTTTCGCAAAGAATGGTTATATGCTACCACCGCTAATTAATAAAAAAGTTCCATATTAGTAGTATTTATATCGTTTCAAACACAGCAGTTTTAAAATTTAACTTGATAAAGGCAAACTTATCGAAAGATAAGGGCGCAAAGCTGCGGGCCTAAAGCACAATTATGCTATGGTAGCCGGGTTGCCAAAGAATACTAGAAGTACAAGTGAGCCTAGTTTCTTGGGGTCACTTTTTTTATAAAAACGACGGAATATTAAAAAATATCTGTTCTTTTAATTATAATGTGTTGATAGGATTTTAAAAAATTATTAGAAAGAATGAATAGTAACTATAAGGGCGGGTTATTGATGGAACAAAAAAAGATAACGATTATTTCGGATTCTGATTCACTATTTACATTAATTGAGAATGCTTTGGGAAGTGATTGGATATTAGAACAAATAAAAACAAAAAATTTCGTAGGGAATATTAGAGCGGACA
This genomic interval carries:
- a CDS encoding sensor domain-containing diguanylate cyclase is translated as MKNEVNVHKKRWLVLVVILVIAAIDIYQHTKSGFSVEMWLRLSGILFISYSVWRLGGKYEQKYESYNQLLHEKEQIKDRLMVVSNKKEEYENLFNSLDGAIYSFDLSNQDIYYSAGINEVYGYSQDAFKDHHELWKEMVHEEDVTKVEEAEKQLLTGETVRVEYRILHPELGQRWLIKISSPTLNKDGILTKINGQFMDITDRKELENKLKQMAYYDELTDLPNRKYLYSYIRKALARAKRSKHNFSLMFIDLDDFKIVNDTMGHEVGDKLLKAVVNRINDCIREEDLIARIGGDEFIVVFEETTKDQIEVISSRLFNSVALPYTIDENEVNISVSIGISMYPDDGEDKETLIDHADKAMYFAKSTGKNNYKIYTHDLHEVKSNNIGLLEKLMNTIQNSKIFK